One region of Syntrophobacter fumaroxidans MPOB genomic DNA includes:
- a CDS encoding L-lactate MFS transporter — MADQQTTMPRWVPLLLGLLGSTTCGMLLYAWSVFIKPLNAEFGWSRAEIAMAFAICCLIFGLMTFPAGRLSDKMGPRKVVMTGGVLLAIGFILSGFIQSKYQLYITYGVIAGFGGGMIYLPPIATAPKWWPDRRALATGFAVVGLGLGSFLMGPLATYIIEKPGMGWRYVFWYCGVAMGIMALIAGAFLEPPPAGWKPAGYTPPAPPAGAAAPKVTRDWTYEEAKGDTKFWLLYLAYFCGSFAGLMVIGHLAGFGRDAGLTAMAAAGAVSSLAFSNAATRILSGWFVDKIGIRVYFAALFALQTAAMIAIFQLGGSVVGLSIVAIVIGWNYGAMFTLFPATCLQFYGPTAQGSNYGLLFTACGLAGFAGPWVGGWLKDTTGTYYLPFLCAAALCALGTAIVFMTKPPEKKHA, encoded by the coding sequence ATGGCAGACCAGCAAACGACGATGCCGAGATGGGTCCCCCTGCTTTTGGGCTTACTGGGTAGCACCACATGCGGTATGCTTCTTTACGCATGGAGTGTTTTTATCAAGCCGTTGAACGCGGAATTCGGGTGGTCCCGCGCAGAGATCGCCATGGCGTTCGCGATCTGTTGTCTGATTTTCGGGTTGATGACGTTTCCCGCAGGGCGATTGAGCGACAAGATGGGTCCCCGCAAGGTTGTTATGACGGGCGGTGTCCTGCTGGCGATCGGATTCATCCTGTCGGGATTCATCCAGTCAAAGTATCAGCTCTACATTACGTACGGTGTCATTGCCGGTTTCGGCGGCGGGATGATCTACTTGCCGCCCATCGCGACGGCGCCCAAGTGGTGGCCGGACAGACGGGCGCTCGCTACGGGTTTCGCGGTGGTAGGTCTGGGTCTCGGATCGTTTCTCATGGGCCCCCTGGCGACCTACATCATTGAGAAACCCGGCATGGGATGGCGCTACGTGTTCTGGTACTGCGGCGTTGCCATGGGGATCATGGCGCTGATTGCCGGTGCTTTTCTCGAGCCGCCGCCCGCGGGCTGGAAGCCGGCCGGTTACACTCCTCCCGCGCCTCCTGCGGGCGCGGCAGCACCCAAGGTGACCCGCGACTGGACGTACGAAGAGGCCAAGGGGGATACCAAGTTCTGGCTGCTCTACCTGGCCTACTTCTGCGGTTCGTTTGCAGGCTTGATGGTCATCGGACATCTCGCCGGTTTTGGAAGAGACGCCGGTCTTACGGCCATGGCCGCCGCCGGTGCGGTCAGCTCCCTTGCCTTCAGCAATGCGGCGACGCGTATTCTTTCCGGCTGGTTTGTTGACAAGATCGGTATTCGAGTCTACTTTGCCGCACTGTTTGCCTTGCAGACAGCGGCGATGATCGCGATTTTTCAGCTCGGCGGCAGTGTCGTCGGCTTGTCGATCGTTGCCATCGTCATCGGCTGGAACTATGGCGCCATGTTTACATTGTTCCCGGCCACGTGCCTCCAGTTCTACGGGCCGACGGCGCAGGGCAGCAACTACGGCCTCCTGTTTACGGCGTGTGGTCTCGCCGGGTTTGCCGGTCCCTGGGTCGGCGGCTGGCTGAAGGATACGACGGGGACGTACTACCTTCCCTTCCTTTGCGCAGCAGCTCTGTGCGCCCTCGGAACGGCGATCGTTTTCATGACGAAGCCGCCGGAGAAGAAACACGCATAG
- the aspS gene encoding aspartate--tRNA ligase: MAENDRSFCGNLSLSDVGSEVCLSGWVDALRDHGEVLFIHLRDRTGFIQAVFSPEHTPRRVYELASSLRSEFCVSLQGRVQRRTEETENPHIETGKIEVMVRELSILAASVVLPFPISEKAMTAGGGSGRADAVSEDLRLQYRYLDLRRPSMQDHLAKRYRIIKRARDFLDTRGFLEIETPILTKSTPEGARDYLVPSRVHPKEFYALPQSPQLFKQLLMMAGFERYFQVVRCFRDEDLRPNRQPEFTQLDMEASFIDEEFIFELTEELVARMFEVGGIELPRPFPRMPYGEAMETYGSDRPDTRFDLKFIEATDIFENTRYGIFKQILQRGGRIKGINVSGQSEKLSKNVLQNEYAKEIVPSFGAKGMTWMRVSAGGLDSNIVQFFSEEEKGAVLRRFHARDGDVILMIADASHDLVLSALGQLRLHLADRLGLIPPGVFHPLWVTDFPLFEATEDGVTSSHHPFTAPDRESFDPLDLQGLLDLRSRAYDLVVNGEELGGGSMRINKKDIQLRIFRALGLSEQEIEDKFGFFVRALDYGAPPHGGIALGLDRVVSMILRTPSIREVTAFPKNRSAYCPLTRAPSQVAQEQLRELGLTDMGEARQVRLLQERKELIDSLSWVSRIGFDEAERAAITTALADAVRMVETLEGIDCDFEPLFSPVSAVYRMGEKMGARECSLAATGEILKNAPSVKGNYYKVASILE, translated from the coding sequence ATGGCAGAAAACGACCGCTCATTTTGTGGGAATCTGAGTCTTTCGGACGTTGGCAGCGAGGTCTGTCTCTCCGGTTGGGTCGATGCCTTGAGGGATCATGGGGAGGTGCTCTTCATTCACTTGCGTGACCGTACGGGTTTCATACAGGCGGTGTTCAGCCCGGAGCACACCCCTCGCCGGGTTTACGAATTGGCGTCATCGCTGAGGAGCGAGTTTTGTGTTTCGCTGCAAGGCCGGGTTCAAAGGCGCACCGAGGAGACGGAGAACCCTCATATCGAGACCGGGAAAATAGAGGTGATGGTGCGGGAGCTCTCCATCCTTGCCGCTTCGGTCGTCCTGCCTTTTCCCATTTCCGAAAAGGCGATGACGGCCGGAGGCGGATCGGGACGCGCCGATGCGGTTTCCGAGGATCTCAGGCTGCAATACCGCTATCTCGACTTGCGTCGTCCGAGCATGCAGGATCACCTCGCCAAACGTTATCGCATCATCAAACGCGCCCGTGATTTTCTGGACACGCGAGGCTTTTTGGAAATCGAGACGCCGATCCTCACCAAGAGCACTCCGGAAGGGGCTCGGGATTACCTGGTGCCGAGCCGCGTGCATCCGAAGGAGTTCTACGCCCTTCCGCAATCGCCTCAGCTCTTCAAACAGCTGCTCATGATGGCGGGGTTCGAGCGCTACTTCCAGGTAGTCCGGTGCTTTCGCGACGAGGACCTGCGTCCGAACCGGCAGCCGGAATTCACTCAGCTGGATATGGAGGCGTCTTTCATCGACGAGGAATTCATCTTCGAGCTGACCGAGGAGCTCGTGGCACGGATGTTCGAGGTGGGGGGAATCGAGCTGCCGCGTCCTTTTCCCCGGATGCCTTACGGCGAAGCCATGGAAACATATGGTTCGGACCGGCCCGATACCCGTTTCGACCTGAAATTCATCGAGGCGACCGATATTTTCGAAAACACCCGTTACGGAATTTTCAAGCAGATTCTCCAGCGTGGGGGGCGAATCAAGGGCATCAACGTCAGCGGGCAGTCGGAGAAGCTCAGCAAGAACGTGCTCCAGAACGAATACGCCAAGGAAATCGTGCCTTCGTTCGGGGCAAAGGGCATGACCTGGATGCGGGTGTCGGCAGGGGGGCTGGATTCGAACATCGTCCAGTTTTTCAGCGAGGAGGAAAAAGGCGCAGTGCTGAGGCGCTTCCATGCACGCGACGGCGACGTCATCCTGATGATTGCCGATGCCTCCCACGACCTGGTGTTGTCGGCTCTGGGGCAATTGCGTCTGCACCTGGCGGACAGGCTGGGGTTGATCCCTCCCGGAGTCTTTCATCCCCTGTGGGTTACGGATTTTCCCCTTTTCGAAGCCACCGAGGACGGCGTCACTTCGAGCCACCACCCCTTTACGGCTCCGGATCGGGAGAGTTTTGATCCCCTCGATCTCCAGGGGCTCCTCGATCTTCGTTCCCGCGCTTACGACCTGGTGGTGAACGGAGAGGAGCTCGGGGGCGGCAGCATGCGCATCAATAAAAAGGATATTCAGCTTCGGATTTTCCGGGCACTCGGGCTTTCCGAACAGGAAATCGAAGACAAGTTCGGCTTTTTCGTCCGCGCGCTGGACTATGGAGCGCCGCCCCACGGAGGGATTGCCCTGGGACTGGACAGGGTGGTCTCCATGATCCTGCGCACGCCGTCCATTCGCGAGGTCACGGCATTCCCCAAGAACCGCAGCGCATACTGTCCCCTCACCCGAGCGCCTTCGCAGGTGGCGCAGGAACAGCTCAGGGAGCTTGGCCTGACGGACATGGGGGAAGCGAGGCAGGTTCGGCTCCTGCAGGAGCGCAAGGAACTTATCGATTCCCTGTCGTGGGTATCCCGGATCGGGTTCGACGAGGCCGAACGTGCGGCCATCACCACCGCGCTTGCCGATGCCGTGCGCATGGTCGAAACCCTGGAGGGAATCGACTGCGATTTCGAGCCTCTCTTCTCGCCCGTCTCCGCAGTGTACCGCATGGGCGAAAAAATGGGGGCCCGGGAGTGCTCCCTGGCTGCAACCGGCGAGATTTTAAAGAACGCTCCGTCGGTGAAGGGGAATTACTACAAGGTGGCGAGCATCCTGGAATAG
- a CDS encoding amidase family protein: protein MHSEIFCHIDTRPGSNIARGALVGKRAAVQACISVQGWPTEAGSAALRGFVAVEDATVVERLRDAGASLVGNTRSCELGFGLLGDGAGKAVAGGHVDVALMTDTMGEARAAAASAGVFGFKPSYGQVSRFGLVGLVPSMDCCSILAKRLGDIEDVFTAIRGGDDRDPSLPDPAPPSLSPSAGPGRRPLSAGVVAQCLHGLSSIERAAFEAALSNLERVGIAVREIPFDKYEFFPVVHNVIGSVEASSSCGKFDGVRYGHRAAGSRNWNEMYLRSRAESFGLPLKAYLFQGACFQFEQYAVFEKACRIRSELVGQSRRLHGEVDVVVSPARRAASDFGRANTVGQLYEAFSLTLPANVTGQPVLTLPGLVTCEGGDLGLQLMGAPFGDELLLGIAGRILQELEGTG from the coding sequence ATGCATTCGGAAATCTTCTGTCATATCGATACACGGCCGGGTTCGAATATCGCGCGAGGAGCGCTCGTCGGGAAGCGGGCGGCGGTTCAGGCCTGCATATCGGTCCAGGGGTGGCCCACGGAAGCGGGCAGCGCGGCGCTGCGGGGATTTGTGGCGGTCGAGGACGCCACCGTGGTTGAACGCCTGAGGGACGCCGGTGCAAGCCTTGTCGGCAATACCCGTTCGTGCGAGCTGGGCTTCGGCCTTCTCGGGGACGGAGCCGGGAAAGCCGTGGCCGGCGGACACGTCGACGTTGCCCTGATGACGGACACCATGGGTGAAGCACGGGCCGCGGCCGCTTCAGCCGGTGTCTTCGGTTTCAAACCGAGCTACGGGCAGGTGTCCCGTTTCGGCCTTGTGGGCCTGGTTCCCTCCATGGATTGCTGCAGTATCCTGGCGAAAAGGCTCGGGGACATCGAGGATGTTTTCACCGCGATCCGGGGCGGTGACGACCGGGATCCGTCCTTGCCCGATCCCGCCCCGCCTTCATTGAGTCCGTCCGCGGGGCCCGGCCGTCGGCCGCTGAGCGCCGGCGTGGTTGCTCAATGCTTGCACGGCCTTTCTTCCATCGAACGCGCCGCCTTCGAGGCCGCACTCTCGAACCTCGAACGCGTGGGCATCGCCGTTCGGGAGATACCGTTCGATAAGTACGAGTTCTTCCCGGTCGTCCATAATGTGATCGGTTCGGTCGAAGCATCGTCGAGCTGCGGCAAATTCGACGGGGTGCGCTACGGGCACAGGGCCGCGGGTTCCAGGAACTGGAACGAGATGTATCTGCGGTCAAGGGCCGAATCCTTCGGCTTGCCTTTGAAGGCGTACCTGTTCCAGGGCGCCTGCTTCCAGTTCGAGCAATACGCCGTTTTCGAAAAGGCTTGCAGGATTCGCTCGGAGCTTGTCGGGCAGAGCCGCAGGCTGCACGGGGAGGTGGACGTGGTTGTCTCTCCCGCCCGGCGGGCCGCGTCGGATTTTGGGAGGGCCAATACCGTCGGGCAACTCTATGAGGCATTCTCGCTCACGCTTCCCGCGAATGTGACCGGCCAACCCGTGCTCACACTCCCGGGGCTTGTGACGTGTGAAGGCGGGGATCTCGGCCTTCAGCTCATGGGCGCGCCCTTTGGCGATGAGCTCCTTCTCGGGATTGCGGGCAGGATACTTCAAGAATTGGAAGGAACAGGATGA